The following nucleotide sequence is from Channa argus isolate prfri chromosome 9, Channa argus male v1.0, whole genome shotgun sequence.
AGACGTTACATTACCATCTGGTGAAAACATACAGCTAATTTTGCTTCCTTCTGCTCCCTCTGTTGTCATTGCTGTAGTATTTTCATCAGTGACCATGTCACTTCTTGCACTGAACCAAGGGAACATCTGGTTCTTTGACGACTCTGTCCTGATCACTGGCAAAACATCAGGTACTGCATAGATTAGGTCacattttttgttctgtttttttttttttttcttcattgcaaATGCACTTTCTGTTTCTCCGCTAGCTACAATAGAAGGGAAATAcctttattttataaacatatATCCaaagttttattatgttttgttgtatttgcaGATGCTTCATCCCATCCTGTTGTCCAGTTTCCAAAGAGCTTGCTGAATCTGACAAACACCAGTAATGTCACCACTGTTAAAGCCTACATGACCATTCCCAAGCTCTCATCAGACGATGAAAGCTTCAGTACTTTTGGCATCATGAGCAGTAAATCAGGTAGAAATGTGAGGGTGTGTTCCACTACAGTATTCTGACTTTTGCCTTCaaaataattgaattaaatgtagaaaaaccTAAATCCTATGATTGAAATCAGTTtgattgcattttaaataactCTTAAAGTCTGCCTTAAATCAACAGACAGGTGTCCGTATGAATATAGAAACAGTAAATGATCAAAGAGAAGATTCAAAGGCATCTGAAGACGACTTTACTTCAGCTTTAAACTTCCCACTTAGTTACAACAAGTAAATAttccaatatttatttaatatttactttattctaAAGTTTCAGCAGATTAGTTTATAATTCACTTTTTTTCCACTACAACATAACCGGAAAACATCATTATGGGAAacacagaggaataaaaaataaaaaaacttttaagttaaaataaaaaaaaaattgtttttgaagaTATTCACTTCATTTAATAAACTCTAATATTCCAGTTTTACCTGTGGATACACATTTGTATAATACCGGAAGCAGAACAAGAACTGTACATTTTCACCCCCATCaattcatcatttcatcattgaAATAGTTTAAGAAGAGACTGTAGCAAAGCCTGTATGTACAGGAGCCACAcggaaaaaaatgtgaacccaTCCTTAAAACACTGACTCCATCTAGTGGTTGTACATAAACCATAGGCTGAAAGTGTCATCTAGACACAAATTCTACACAAAATTGCTAAAACTAGCTGCAGCAAAATTAATTCCAGATCACCGCATAAGCAGGAGTGTGCAGTCCGTCATTATTTGTCACtttgtcccgtgagttcagagtcgccacagcagatcattgtccgcatgttgatttggcacagtttttacgccagatgcccttcctgacgcaacccctccccaatttctatctggcttggaccggcactgcacagcttgtCACTGTTGATCACATAATCCAAGTAGCTCTCAATACGGTCAATTAAACTACTATTTTAATTTCTGCCCAGAACACATATTATTCAGCTCATCCTAAGCACTGTGTCTTGTTTGTTTAGGATATGTCAGTGTGGAGTTGAGTCCAGTGGCAGCTGTCAGTGTGCAGATTTTTTCAGAGGACACAGAGTTACATGTAAATGGGCCCATAGAGATCCGCCTCAGCATCACTGGTAACTGTGGACTTAAGACTTCAGATGTTGTTCCAGCCTGGTTCTTCAACCAAACCACTGGTGAGTAAATTTCATGAGCATTCATAGATTTAATTTAAGAAGAATATGTGCGACCTGTGAGGATGATATTAAGATTTCAATTTATAGATTGATGAAGACCTTTTTAGTAGCTGGCAGCAGAACATAACAGCAGGAAACTACATATTAGCTTCCTGCTGAAGacactgaatggaaaaaaagctcaaaataaattacaatgatttttttctttatgtgcaACACACGTAACAACGACACTGACCTTAACAGAACTTGGGCCTTTGTCTTAGTCGTTCAGCAAATATTAGAATTCATTATTgctcagccaaaaaaaaaaaaaaaaagatttttgggATCTGTGACTTGAAATCAATGTGCAGGGGGATTTTaagtacaaatttaaaatataaattttaaatttatagaGTTACAAATGTGTCTCAGCTTAGGGACGTGTTCGTGTGCGGTCCCTATTCAGCCTAGATAAAGAGGCTAATTAACCTTGTTCAGTTAATCATGGATCAGCTGACCTCGGGTTAATAGACTTATGACCAAAAATCCACTTAGATTTAACAATGATTCGCTAATTTGTTAACTGTCTTAAACCACATACTATTACAAGCAAAGTCTCTTCAATCAGACAAATGATGCGGTTgcttactgtatgtgaaatgcTACTCAGATGTAGTAGTCATTTTATATCAACTTTTGGCCGGTGACCAAGAGAGATTATTGGGAGCatgtgcaggaaggtagagcggttgtccaccagtcacgcagttgttggttcaatccccagctccttcagtcacacatcgaaatgtccttgagcaagacactgaaccccaacttcactgctcccagtgagcattggccagctgcatagcagctcccccatcagtgtgtgattgggtgaataagaagcagtgtaaagtgcttttagttccaataggtagaaaagtaaGTTTAAAGCTGCAGGCATGTAATTGTTTACTGCACCTCTGGATTGGACAGTAGAAATTGTGGAAATTTAAATTGTGCTAAATTCATAACaattttgacctttttatttgGTTCACTTAGGTGGATGGATGAGAAAAGGACTAGGAAAAGTGATGACAGTAGATGGAAAACTCATATGGGCATTCACAGCACCTCACCTAGGCTACTGGATTGCAGCAATTTTGCCATCTACTAGAGGCAAGTGCCCACTATAAACCCTGTAAGAAGTTGTATAGTGTGCAGTAACGTAGCAGTGCTATGGTAATCAGTAAAATGTATCAAACAAGGTTCATAAGTGATAACCAATCATTTATGATAGTTGTAAAGTTTTTAACACCATTTAGCAATTGTGCCACTGTAACTGCTCtaataaaatagtaataaatagTAATATTAATGACTAAGGAACacaaaaaacttaaatacagttttataatTGATTATCATTGATtggaaaaaatgtattaaatcacAACTATTTTGAAACAGTATGCAGCTTTTTCAGTTTCATCCATGTAGATTTTTCCTGCATGATATTTCTTCTCATTTGAACCGCTTTTCACAATTGCTTTAGGTTTCTTTGGACTTGCCCACCCCACGGACTTCCTTTTACAAGATTCATCTTTCCTGGTGGCTCTCCTCGGTGGAATGCTTGTATTTATCGCTTTGCTGGTTGGATTATTATATTGCTACAGGTGAAAAGGCCTTTTATCTCATATAGTCTATGTATTTTATaagtggtggtgatggtgataTAGTTGCTTATATATgtaaaggtcttttttttttttttgttggaatCTTTCAGTATGTGTTTACTTTCcaattaaattttactttataGACTTAGTGAAGTAGTTCCTGTTTACTGGTTATTATATTTCAATAGAAGAGCCAAATATTGTTATTAAGTTATTACAGCACAGTGTAATAGTTTAGGGAAGTTGTGTAGATATTTACTGACAAATTTCTCTAGAGTGACTTGAGAATGTGCTGTGACACGTTGTTTGGCATTTTGGAATTTTTTGACTCCATTGAAATTCATACCTGTGTTAAATCCAAGCTGAGCTGCCATCTGAGCAGAGCCATTTGTTATGCAATGAATATATTATAACTTTCAGGTATTTAACACAGGGTCATAAAAATGGCAAGAATTATAAGTGATTATAAAAGCAAATCTATGACATGTAATAATTAATGTGCTCTGTACTCCCACTGCATAGTCATGGGGTTTAGAATATCCAGGATGTGGTTAACCTAAATTGAATGTCCTTCCCTAGCTCATTAGTCTGCatgtgtttctcttttacaGACGGTCTCTTAGGGACACCAAGACACAGAAGACCCAACCTATAATAAAGAAAGATCAAACTACTAGCACATGTGACCATGACATCATTGAATTGTCTTCAGGGGACAACTCAGAGCCACAGAATGGGCTTAACAAATCATTCACAGAAAGAGATGATACCCAACACAGAGCCTCTGTTAATTCAATGCACAGCAGCAGTGTAATAGCTAATCCCAATGCTGTGGCCATTCCGATGGAGTGTAATGAACTGGGGCTTAAAACTGACCTGGATAACTTGATGTGTTTGCACAAAACAGCAGAGCACATGAAAGTACCAGCACCACTGACTgagaatttatttttctacaacCAGCCTGTTGCCATTCTTCACGCTCCAGCGTTCTTCCACTTGGAGGAGCAGTCAGAGCAGCACCAGTGGAGTAGGTCGGCGACTCTGCCTCGTGCCGGGGCTTCAAATAGTGCTGCAAGTGAATCCCTGAATAAAGATAGCTTCACCCAGACACTGTCAAAGGGGCCATCTTTGACTCAGACAGCAGAAACTGAAGACCAGCTTGGTGTTCTTGGGGGCTCTCAGGAAGCAACTTCCACCAACACATCCAGGAGTCATTTCAGCTTTCCAGAGTCAGCGTCGGTCCCAggaacattaaataaaatccgGGACAGCAGGCACTCAGTGCACGGCTTGGCAGAACTGTCTAAAATTCCCTCAACTCAGGCTCCTCGAGCCTGGTTTGTATCATTGGAGGGAAAACCTGCAGCTGAGATCCATTATGCTGTGTCGGAACAGCAGAGGAGACGAAGACCAGTGGAGAGTCGAGAAACCAGCTTAGACTCTGGGGTGGATATGAGCGAACTGAACCAATCGTCTGGAAGGAGGACTGTAACGGTGGAACGCAATGCAACTTTTGTCAAAACCAGTAAAAATGCACCTCCACAGTAAAAGCTTGCGATGCCTCCATGTCTACAGACCTCTACCCCAACACTTCTACGTATGTGTttaacatccatccattcaatTAATAACCACTTAGGGGGGGCTGGAGCTGATCACAGCTTTAGTGAGCAAACAGTAGGACTCTGGAAAGGCCTCCATTCGATTCAAAgcccacacagagagacagacaaccccctagagtcaccaattaacctagcatacaggtctttggactgtgggaggaaaccggagcaACTGGAGGAAACCATCATAAGCACAGTGAACATATGGAAACTAGAAACAAGATTCCAGACTTTTGACTTTCTAGCCAGCAGTACAATGACACTGTCCACTTTATTTACCTTATTGCTTAAATATTATCATGTTAACTGTTCCATTTTTCCCAACCATCAGATTGCACACACGTGTCTCTACACGAACAACTGCTGCAGTCTACAAGAATCAGTATTAGACCCACCGCTTTTGGAGGAatgtaaatacagaaatgtatGAGTGTTTGTGATAAGTccactgaaataaaactaaagtaataaaaatgtaaaggaaCCAGGTGTTGGTTCCTCCTGTCTGCTGCAGGTTGTGGAGCTTCTTGGCCATAATTGATTTGGTAGAAGTTTCTTGTCAGTCCGTCATTTATCAGTGTTTCCTGGTGCAATGCATTCATAAGTAAAAAGGACTCATACATTTGATTAAAAGTGCTGACACATGAATGCACAAATAACCAATCAATGAATAAGTCAGATTTCTGTTGCAGGACATGTAAAGTTGTCAAACCACCTTTACCTAAGTAAATTTTCcaatgcagtatttttacttCACTCCACTCTGTGGTACCCTGAGTACTTCATCCCACACTACCCAACAGTCTTTGCAGAGATTGGAAAATCTGCCTCGAAAGCACAACCATTTCAGCAACACTCCATCAATCAGGTATGTATAGCAAAGTGGTTAGAGCAAAACCACAGCTTCTTTGGATTTTCCCAactagcatttaaaaaaatgcatgatAAAAACTGTAGAGAGAACTATATGCACTTTGTCTGGTGATCATGAACCACTGCAAATTCTCTGACTAATTCAGCCAAGACAATGCTggagtaaatggtctgtacttatatagctCTGTTCTAcgtattggtactcaaagcactctacacttcttctcattcacccattcgcactcacaatcacacaccgatgggggagctgctatgcagctggctaacattcaccgggagcaactaagttggggttcagtgtcttgctcaagccagggatcgaaccacaaacagtgggattggtggatgactgctctaccttctcCTCCACAGACTTGCCAGTGAAGTGGCTTTAGGATGAGTGTCTGAACCTAGACTTAAACCCTGTAGAAGATGTGAGTTAACAGATTCTTCCCAACCAGTCCAATGGTGCTTGAGAAAATCTCTCAGCAACAGTAGAATAAATTGCTAAAACATTAGTGTGCAAAGTTCGTACAGATTGATGCTGCCAGAGTGGCTTCTACACACACGTCTCTACACTTCTTATATAGAAATGTCAGATTTTGACTTTTAATGAGTtggcaaacatttaaaaagcacaatCCCAATTTACTTTTAGTATGATCCATTGTAAACTGATGGACAATCtctaattaaatgtaatattgtttaaatacttTCTTACGCTAATGCATATTAATGTACTCACAGTATTAAAACTCTATAGGACTGATGGCAAATCCTGTACTACTCTACTTTAAATTACAGGTGACAATAATTTTCAACAGCTGGAATCCCAAGAACCTACCGTACCACATGTTTTCTGTAAGGATCAAACCTAGTTGGATGTAGAAAGCAACATAGTGTCACATTTGGCTGCCAATACTTTCAGTGCCCATGTCACAACAACCCAGAGACAAGAAGAAAACCTCCATATGTTTATTCTTattctcattctttttttcGTAAGTCTTAAGTGGTTAGGTTAGTTAGGGTTAGACActaagtaaaggaaaaaaagaggatcttcttacttttttatttacagtcaaaataatattcaaatgGTTTgcaaattgttgtgtttttcatttacatttttcacaatatCCTAagtttttgtggaaaaaaaaaaagaaaaaactgcaaaatcacAATGTAAAGGTGAAAGCAAAGCAGGCTATAGAGCCTACAGAggcaaattaaagtaaaataaaaacaaagctatGTTCAGGTAAAGCGTTAGTTACTTTAGCTCTGCCGTGATGTCACTAGTCGCTGATACCAGTCGTATTCACTCACTGGCCCCTTTTGCAGCTACAAAATTATCAAAATCCCAATAAAGCTATCTGCCTTCTATCACCAGGCCTTTCTAACATGGTCACTTATTTACAAGCATATTTATTCACCCCATACATATTTTGCATGGAACAATACAACAAAATTTTGGAATATTGGTTCCAAATTAACATTCTCTTAATTGATCAGTTATTCAGTAGAGATTGTTCACTACTTACCTATGCAGACTTTTACTGCAGTACAATATTCATGTTACAAGTGATTATGCAAAGGTTTTTGGTGCAATCTTGTCTGGCATATGCATGTTAATCATCTTATTCTACTTCCTCTCACTCCAGTCCATTCTATTTTAGGCAATATCTGTCTCTCCTCACACCCCTATAGCAAGAATAGGTCTATAAGAAATATACCTCAGAGATATGTCACCACAATACCAAATGCTGTTGTTTCTAACTGGAATGGTTTTGTGGATGATATAAGGTCTGGCTTTTACCCGATCGCCAGGTAAAATAGGTATATTCCAAACTTATTCATAAAGTCTACCCAGTTAAAACATATCGAAAAACGAACATTGACTTAGATTGtaatttttgctgcaattcccTTGAGACTGGTGTTCATTTATTTTGGTGTTGCACATCaataaaaattgttgttttattaacacCCCATTGGAGGAACTCTGACAGTACATTTCTTGAATCTAGGCCTTAAAAACAATGatattttgtactttgttaaacattttgtttacattatgCTACTAGCactattctgttgttgttgttgtatttttttgtatgtctATTGTAAATCAGAATTTCTCTGTGAacttttttaatcacaataaagtaaaaaaaaacaaaacaacaaaaccaaacaaaagaaagaacacTCACTGACCACATAATTAGGTACACCGTTACAATCTAAtccaatccaacacagcagctctgccataaattctgcttttacaatgttatcatttctcagttttgagttgaaactgtcagaaagttgataattctactctctgtttattattggggtcaaagtgggtagtggagtggtactggagtgcattatataactttttatataaaacCTTTGGCCCCCTCATTTATTCTAAATACAATGCAGATCTTGGCAGGCAGACTAAACACGTCATAAACACTGCCTGGCCACTCCCTCAATTCAAGTTTATTGTACAGTAACTCCTcctttaaagaggaaaaaggaagtAGAACTGCACATACACACGAAAGAGAGAGAAACGTTGGTCTTTGGAACCAAATACAACTAACCAAACAGGACAATGGTAGGTTAACTgtcctgtgtctttttttgaaaacacactCACTCGCCAGATGTGAGTCTTATTCACTTAGTAAAAAATGCTTGTTCTGTTACTCGGGTTAGTGATGATGTAACATTCGTACTTGCATGCAGCTGTCTGTTCTTTTTATTCCACATACAGTACGTTTTATGCCACCATCAGATTATTTTGTCGGTATTTTCTGGTTTATGTAGGAACTTTGTATCCATTTCTTTGTATCATTACAGGCTATGTACAAGCTGAAGTCAGAGCAGGACAGACTTTGTGAGTGGCTTTCACAAGACTCCAGTCACATCATTAAGCAGTGTGGAGATATTTTATCACTTAATGAATTCCTAGAGATTCAAAATCAAACCTGTGCACCGAATAAGATGCAAAcgcttttaaaaataatcattcaaAAGGGAGAGGAAACATGTCAGATGTTCGTTGACATTCTGAGGAAGAACCAAGAACACTACCATCAACTGCAACAGTTTTTCAACCCAACCCAATGTGCAGAGTCGCCCACAGTGGCTGCTGATAGTGGCAGTGTTGTCACCACCAGAAGAATAACAGGCACAAAAGGAAAATCCTTAAACATAACAACTGATGTGAGTGGTTCAGGAAGTAGTCAGCCTGGTAAGGATATATTTGTCTTAATTATTCCCTGTAGCATGTAAGCGTTCATTAAAAGCTGTAAACTATTATTGTGCTTCAGAAAAGCATGGAACTGTtcttatttcactgttgtagaaGGAATTTTTTAGCACAGCACATCAAGGCAATGTCTGTTTTGGgcttttttattaaagaaaagagaaagttcTGAGCATGCAGTGATGTTGGGTTGTTGTTGGGTATGTTCGTTAAATGGCTGTTCATTTCAGCCTGTTGTTGGAAAACCATCTTAGCTCCTTGCTCAGTGTCAGCAGTATGTTTTCTTTCCTCCACCAGGATCAGATGTTTTTCACAAGTCCTGCTTTTGTCTTTGCATGagcatgttttttcttcttcttttttaggCAACATTGCTGGACAGGTTGAACAGGCACATTATATTGCAAGTGGTAACAGTGTAATATGTGCTGATAACATTTGTAATGCCTCTATTGATGGTGACATCAATCTGTCCGTCACTGTGAACACATCACAGGTACATTCAGGTAAAATCAACCAACTTCCTTCTGTGTTACTTACAGTATTTGTACTAtctaataatgtgtgtgtgtgtgtgtgtgtggttgtgtgtgtgtgagggggtgCTTTTTTCCTAAATCTCATAAACCTAAACTTTAAAGAATAGAAATCTAATATCTGTCTGAGAGATTAATCAAATCATTCCTTTGCAGGTAGAGTGAATGAGAGTCTGCCTTCCTCTCAGGTACcgtggtacacacacacacacacacacacacacacacatacacacacacacacacacacaagcactaaACATCATACAGTAAATCCAAAATGGCAGGTTAGCTTGGTTTTTTAACCTTCCATTTGCATCCGTTGTTGGCCAAAATTTAAGATATTGCCATATTTATGACTTTATAGTTTAACATTGGGCAGAACAATGAGATTAGATCCAAAAAATTATCTTCTCCTCAATAATTTATATTTGCTATCTTGAAAGGAATAGATCAACACTTTCTTAGCACATAATCTCCGTTCAAATCACAACATGTCAATAAGAATGAAGGGTATAATGggtataatgttttaaataatgagtTTTAGAGGGCTACACCACACAATGAGAAATCATTGTCAGATTCAAATAACCAGCTTCAGTAACCATAAAGCAACACCACTTCTTCACTTAGGTTTGATGTCTGTCTCCCTTTTTATAGGAGCCTGCAGTGAAAATGATCAGaaagcacaaagacaaactCATCGCCTGCCTGATGGCTGATTGCACCTTCATTCTGAACTGTGTGCACACCAGAGACATCATCACAGACAGGGAATATCAAAATCTGAAGGATATCTCACAGTCAGAAAAAACTGTTATTAACCTGCTCGATCTAGTCATGTGTAAGGGTCAACAATCCTGCACTTGTTTGCTTGAAGTTCTCAGAGAGTCTGAAGTTCTCAAGACCTATCCACAGCTCAgagacattataaaaaaaacactgtagtgAAGCAATTTCAAGAACCTTTGTCACAATGCAAAGCCTCATGTCAGCATCATCAACATCTGCTGtagattagattttatttgtgtttacataattgcttattttccatgaaacatTTATTGGAGAGTAGttgtaaacaataaaatcaaattgtCCTTCTGCTGTGAgcacatttgtatgttttttttttttttttgcttttgttttggtgaTTAAACACtgcaatacacacaaataatcacttcatattatatattatttgatatgtaaaaaatattaccaCTGGATTAAAACCTGTGAACACTGCTGACTAAATGAATTTGAATACTGCCTGACACCAGGGTCTTAAAGCAGGTGGCTGTGTGTTATTAACACAACCACAAGATTTGATTTTGAATCTCAGTTTAAGACATTTGCAATGTAATACTTGACACGCTATACttcaaaaatgtgaatttacaTATTATAAAAGGCTACAGCGATGTCAGAATTGTGATTCAGGTTTCAAGAAAGTGCACTTACAGGCCATTGACTTTTGAGTATCACTCTGGAGATAAAAACATGTCAATGATACATGAGAGGTTTTTGTCCATGCTGTGGCATTAAAgcccacacagagagacagacatccccctagagtcaccaattaacctagcatagatgtctttggactgtgggaggaaacaggagcACCTGGAGGAAACCATCATAAGCTCAGGGAGAATATGGAAACTAGAAACAAGATTGCAGACTTTTGACTTTCTAGCCAGCAGTACAAACCCTGAGTtggcaaacatttaaaaagcacaatCCCAATTTACTTTTAGTATGATCCATTGTAAACTGATGGACAATGtctaattaaatgtaatattgtttaaatacttTCTTACGCTAATGCATATTAATGTACTCACATTATTAAAACTCTATAAGACTGATGGCAAATCGTGTACTACTCTACTTTAAATTACAGGTGACAATAATTTTCAACAGCTGGAATCCCAAGAACCTACCGTACCACATGTTTTCTGTAAGGATCAAACCTAGCTGGATGTAGAAAGCAACATAGTGTCACATTTGGCTCCCAATACGTTAAGTGCCCATGTCACAACAACCCAGAGACAATAAGAAAAACCTCCATATGTTTATTCTTATTCTCATTCTTTTTTCGTAAGTCTTAAGTGGTTAGGTTAGTTAGGGTTAGACACT
It contains:
- the LOC137133510 gene encoding protein FAM171B-like, which translates into the protein MTPINKSSVGLVRLFISLISALIFCQIGKATEESAPTAGRALHIDDGNFSNRNRTGQEPFQSQQQVLDPRPGSYFNLKVQVNDMLSHQHLQQAVVDVYTNYTRTHTALTGEDGGVLLHVPYEMGLPIMIVVSKDGYICQLLPCKTRSLPIFSSVTMSLLALNQGNIWFFDDSVLITGKTSDASSHPVVQFPKSLLNLTNTSNVTTVKAYMTIPKLSSDDESFSTFGIMSSKSGYVSVELSPVAAVSVQIFSEDTELHVNGPIEIRLSITGNCGLKTSDVVPAWFFNQTTGGWMRKGLGKVMTVDGKLIWAFTAPHLGYWIAAILPSTRGFFGLAHPTDFLLQDSSFLVALLGGMLVFIALLVGLLYCYRRSLRDTKTQKTQPIIKKDQTTSTCDHDIIELSSGDNSEPQNGLNKSFTERDDTQHRASVNSMHSSSVIANPNAVAIPMECNELGLKTDLDNLMCLHKTAEHMKVPAPLTENLFFYNQPVAILHAPAFFHLEEQSEQHQWSRSATLPRAGASNSAASESLNKDSFTQTLSKGPSLTQTAETEDQLGVLGGSQEATSTNTSRSHFSFPESASVPGTLNKIRDSRHSVHGLAELSKIPSTQAPRAWFVSLEGKPAAEIHYAVSEQQRRRRPVESRETSLDSGVDMSELNQSSGRRTVTVERNATFVKTSKNAPPQ
- the si:dkey-10c21.1 gene encoding uncharacterized protein si:dkey-10c21.1 — its product is MAMYKLKSEQDRLCEWLSQDSSHIIKQCGDILSLNEFLEIQNQTCAPNKMQTLLKIIIQKGEETCQMFVDILRKNQEHYHQLQQFFNPTQCAESPTVAADSGSVVTTRRITGTKGKSLNITTDVSGSGSSQPGNIAGQVEQAHYIASGNSVICADNICNASIDGDINLSVTVNTSQVHSGRVNESLPSSQEPAVKMIRKHKDKLIACLMADCTFILNCVHTRDIITDREYQNLKDISQSEKTVINLLDLVMCKGQQSCTCLLEVLRESEVLKTYPQLRDIIKKTL